From a single Adhaeribacter swui genomic region:
- a CDS encoding Nif3-like dinuclear metal center hexameric protein, protein MTKIKEVIALLEQIAPPAYQESYDNVGLQTGNPQDAITGVLLTLDCTEAVLEEAIANNCNLIIAHHPVIFKPLKKLTGQNAVEKIIIKAIQHNLAIYACHTNLDSVSTGVNNKICQKLGLVNTRILAPKSGLFKKLITFVPLNDTKKVLHALHQAGAGTLGNYQNVSFQAKGIGSFQPVAGANPAIGEINQQEFVDENRIEVLLPGYLESKVVAALLAAHPYEEVAYDVISLANLNQQVGAGMLGELPAGLSGPEFIGYLKEKMALSVVKHTEFLKNKIKRVAVCGGTGSFLIKDAIRQQADVFVTADLKYHEYFDAENKIVLADIGHYESEVYTKELFYDIIKNNFSNFAVLLSKVNTNPVRYS, encoded by the coding sequence CCGGCAACCCACAGGATGCAATAACGGGCGTATTATTAACCTTGGACTGCACCGAAGCCGTGTTGGAAGAAGCTATTGCGAATAATTGCAACCTGATTATTGCCCATCATCCGGTTATCTTTAAGCCTTTAAAAAAACTTACCGGCCAAAACGCAGTAGAGAAAATAATCATTAAAGCCATTCAACATAATCTGGCTATTTATGCCTGCCATACCAACCTCGATAGCGTGTCTACGGGAGTAAACAATAAAATTTGTCAGAAACTGGGCTTGGTTAACACCCGTATATTGGCGCCAAAATCCGGATTATTTAAAAAATTAATCACTTTTGTGCCGCTCAACGATACCAAAAAAGTGCTGCATGCATTACACCAGGCCGGGGCGGGCACTTTAGGGAATTACCAGAATGTGTCGTTTCAGGCAAAAGGCATTGGAAGTTTTCAGCCGGTGGCTGGCGCAAATCCGGCAATTGGGGAAATAAACCAGCAGGAATTTGTAGACGAAAACCGGATTGAAGTATTACTGCCGGGTTATTTAGAAAGTAAAGTAGTAGCGGCTTTACTGGCTGCTCACCCATACGAAGAAGTGGCCTACGATGTAATTTCTTTAGCTAACCTGAACCAACAAGTGGGCGCCGGCATGTTGGGCGAATTACCCGCTGGGCTTTCGGGACCAGAATTTATTGGTTACTTAAAAGAAAAAATGGCATTATCGGTAGTGAAGCATACCGAATTTTTAAAAAATAAAATAAAGCGGGTAGCCGTTTGCGGCGGCACCGGTAGTTTTTTAATAAAAGACGCTATCCGGCAACAGGCCGATGTATTTGTAACCGCTGATTTAAAATACCATGAGTATTTTGACGCCGAAAACAAAATTGTACTGGCGGATATTGGCCATTACGAAAGCGAAGTTTACACAAAGGAATTATTTTATGATATAATTAAAAATAATTTTTCTAATTTTGCAGTCTTGTTATCAAAAGTAAATACCAATCCTGTCAGATATAGTTAA
- the secG gene encoding preprotein translocase subunit SecG, protein MYIALISIIIFVCVLLILVVLSQNSKGGGLSSQFGAGSSQLMGVKRTGDLLEKLTWGFAIGLVLLTLTSHIILDTAGGAVQSRSVNIEKAQQDRPAATQAPAIPPASNGTTNPAGTNAAPGGTAPAQQPAVSTPGVTIDSAK, encoded by the coding sequence ATGTACATTGCCCTGATTAGTATCATTATTTTTGTTTGTGTTCTGCTGATTTTGGTAGTATTATCTCAGAATTCTAAAGGTGGGGGTTTATCTAGCCAGTTTGGTGCTGGCTCCAGCCAGTTAATGGGCGTAAAAAGAACCGGTGATTTACTGGAGAAATTAACCTGGGGTTTTGCCATAGGCTTAGTATTATTAACTTTAACCTCGCACATTATTTTAGATACTGCCGGCGGCGCCGTACAATCCAGAAGCGTGAACATTGAAAAAGCGCAACAAGACCGACCAGCGGCTACCCAAGCACCTGCTATTCCGCCAGCTAGTAACGGTACTACTAATCCAGCTGGAACCAACGCGGCTCCAGGTGGTACTGCTCCGGCGCAACAGCCTGCCGTAAGCACTCCTGGTGTTACCATAGATTCAGCTAAATAA
- the miaB gene encoding tRNA (N6-isopentenyl adenosine(37)-C2)-methylthiotransferase MiaB, with amino-acid sequence MNNLVVDLDFIDNRTAEQAACETKISAETNTGLSRKLYIESYGCQMNFSDSEIVTSILYKEGFDTTSDIEKADVVFLNTCSIREKAEQTVRHRLVHINGLRKRRPGLIIGVLGCMAERLKKNFLEEEKIVDLVVGPDAYRDLPNLINEVDNGQKAVNVLLSREETYADINPIRLNSNGVSAFVSIMRGCNNMCSFCVVPFTRGRERSRDPFSIIREVQELVNNGFKEVTLLGQNVDSYHYASEDNLVQVNFAGLLEKVAQVSPDLRVRFSTSHPKDITDEVLYTIKKYDNICKYIHLPVQSGNSRVLELMNRTYDRAWYLNRVDAIRRILGEDCGISSDMIAGFCSETEEEHQDTLTLMDYVQYDYSYMFYYSERPGTLAARKLQDDVPLEVKKRRLAEIIEKQRQLSLQRNQLALGQVHRVLVEGFSKKSTEHLSGRNDQNKVVVFPKKHFKKGDYVDVLITDCSVGTLMGEAIN; translated from the coding sequence ATGAATAACTTAGTGGTAGATCTGGATTTTATCGATAATCGCACCGCCGAACAAGCTGCTTGCGAAACTAAAATCAGCGCTGAAACCAATACCGGCCTTTCCCGAAAATTATATATTGAAAGTTACGGCTGTCAGATGAATTTCTCGGACAGTGAAATTGTAACCTCTATCCTGTACAAAGAAGGTTTTGACACCACCTCCGATATTGAAAAAGCTGATGTAGTTTTTCTGAACACCTGTTCCATTCGCGAAAAAGCCGAGCAAACCGTGCGGCACCGGTTAGTGCACATCAACGGATTGCGCAAACGCCGGCCCGGTTTAATTATAGGGGTTTTGGGTTGTATGGCCGAGCGATTAAAGAAGAACTTCCTGGAAGAAGAAAAAATTGTGGATTTGGTGGTGGGCCCGGATGCGTACCGCGACTTGCCTAACTTGATTAACGAAGTAGATAACGGGCAGAAAGCGGTAAACGTGCTGCTATCACGGGAAGAAACTTACGCCGATATTAACCCAATCCGGTTAAACTCCAACGGCGTTTCTGCTTTTGTATCCATTATGCGGGGTTGCAATAACATGTGTTCTTTCTGTGTGGTGCCCTTTACCCGGGGCCGGGAACGCAGCCGCGATCCTTTTTCCATTATCCGCGAAGTGCAGGAGTTGGTAAACAACGGTTTTAAAGAAGTTACTTTACTGGGCCAGAACGTAGACTCATACCATTATGCTTCCGAAGATAACCTGGTGCAGGTAAACTTTGCCGGTTTGCTGGAAAAAGTGGCGCAGGTAAGTCCGGATTTACGCGTTCGTTTTTCTACCTCGCACCCCAAAGACATTACCGACGAGGTGTTATACACCATTAAAAAGTACGACAACATCTGCAAATACATTCATTTGCCGGTACAAAGCGGCAATTCGCGCGTTCTGGAACTTATGAACCGGACCTATGACCGGGCCTGGTACCTGAACCGGGTAGATGCTATCCGGCGGATTTTAGGCGAAGACTGTGGCATTTCGTCGGATATGATTGCCGGCTTTTGCTCCGAAACCGAAGAAGAACACCAGGATACGCTTACTTTAATGGATTACGTGCAGTACGATTACTCCTACATGTTTTACTATTCCGAGCGTCCTGGTACTCTGGCTGCCCGTAAACTGCAAGACGACGTACCCCTGGAAGTTAAAAAACGCCGCTTAGCCGAAATCATTGAAAAACAAAGACAGCTTTCGTTACAGCGTAACCAATTAGCGCTCGGCCAGGTGCACCGGGTATTAGTCGAAGGTTTTTCTAAAAAATCAACGGAACATTTAAGTGGCCGCAACGACCAGAATAAAGTAGTGGTATTCCCTAAAAAGCACTTTAAAAAAGGCGATTATGTGGATGTATTAATCACGGATTGCTCGGTAGGTACTTTAATGGGAGAAGCCATAAATTAG
- the groL gene encoding chaperonin GroEL (60 kDa chaperone family; promotes refolding of misfolded polypeptides especially under stressful conditions; forms two stacked rings of heptamers to form a barrel-shaped 14mer; ends can be capped by GroES; misfolded proteins enter the barrel where they are refolded when GroES binds) — protein MAKNISFDTDARNKIKVGVDKLANAVKVTLGPKGRNVVIDKKFGAPAITKDGVTVAKEIELKDAIENMGAQLVKEVASKTADQAGDGTTTATVLAQAIYTAGSKNVAAGANPMDLKRGIERAVTAVVENLRTQSKKIENSSEIAQVGTISANNDSEIGKMIADAMDKVGKDGVITVEEAKGTETEVKTVEGMQFDRGYLSPYFVTNPEKMEADLDNAFILIYDKKVSTMKELLPVLEQVVQTGKPLVIIAEDVDGEALATLVVNKLRGSLKIAAVKAPGFGDRRKAMLEDIAVLTGGQVISEERGFKLENATLDYLGQAEKIIIDKDNTTIVNGKGEKADITGRIAQIKAQMETTTSDYDREKLQERLAKLSGGVAILYIGASTEVEMKEKKDRVDDALHATRAAVEEGVVAGGGVALVRAIEALKDVQVENDDQLTGVNIIRTSLEAPLRTIVSNAGGEGSVIIQKVREGKDDFGYNAREDKFENLFAAGIIDPTKVTRLALENAASIAGLLLTTDCVISDEPEEEKAGAGAGMPGGMGGMGGMM, from the coding sequence ATGGCTAAGAACATTTCGTTTGATACCGATGCCCGTAATAAAATTAAAGTTGGTGTAGATAAACTGGCCAACGCTGTTAAAGTTACTCTCGGACCAAAAGGCCGGAACGTAGTAATTGACAAAAAGTTTGGTGCACCCGCCATTACCAAGGATGGGGTAACTGTAGCAAAAGAAATTGAGCTGAAAGATGCTATTGAAAACATGGGCGCTCAGCTGGTAAAAGAAGTAGCTTCTAAAACTGCTGACCAAGCTGGTGACGGTACTACTACGGCTACCGTATTAGCACAGGCTATTTACACGGCCGGTTCTAAAAACGTGGCAGCTGGTGCTAACCCTATGGACTTAAAAAGAGGTATTGAAAGAGCAGTTACCGCTGTTGTTGAAAACCTGAGAACACAGTCTAAAAAAATCGAAAATTCGAGCGAAATCGCGCAAGTAGGTACCATTTCGGCTAATAACGATTCCGAAATTGGTAAAATGATTGCCGATGCGATGGACAAAGTTGGTAAAGACGGCGTTATTACCGTAGAAGAAGCAAAAGGTACTGAAACCGAAGTAAAAACGGTAGAAGGTATGCAGTTCGACCGCGGTTACCTTTCTCCTTACTTTGTAACCAACCCAGAGAAAATGGAAGCTGATTTAGACAATGCTTTCATTTTAATCTACGACAAAAAAGTATCAACCATGAAAGAATTACTGCCCGTATTAGAGCAAGTAGTTCAAACTGGTAAGCCTTTGGTTATTATTGCCGAAGATGTAGACGGCGAAGCTTTAGCTACTTTGGTAGTGAACAAGCTGCGTGGTTCATTAAAAATTGCAGCGGTTAAAGCTCCTGGCTTTGGCGATCGCCGTAAAGCGATGTTGGAAGACATTGCCGTGTTAACTGGTGGTCAGGTAATTTCGGAAGAAAGAGGCTTTAAATTAGAAAACGCGACTTTAGATTACTTAGGCCAAGCCGAAAAAATCATCATCGACAAAGACAATACTACTATTGTTAATGGTAAAGGCGAAAAAGCCGATATCACTGGCCGTATTGCGCAAATTAAAGCGCAAATGGAAACCACTACATCTGACTACGACCGCGAAAAATTACAAGAGCGTTTAGCTAAGTTATCTGGGGGGGTAGCTATTCTTTACATTGGTGCTTCTACTGAAGTAGAAATGAAAGAGAAAAAAGACCGCGTAGATGATGCTTTACACGCTACTCGCGCTGCCGTTGAAGAAGGTGTTGTTGCTGGTGGTGGTGTTGCCTTGGTACGTGCTATTGAAGCTTTAAAAGACGTACAAGTAGAAAACGACGACCAATTAACTGGGGTAAACATTATCCGCACTTCTTTGGAAGCTCCGTTGCGTACGATCGTTTCTAACGCTGGTGGCGAAGGTTCTGTAATTATTCAGAAAGTTCGCGAAGGTAAAGATGATTTCGGTTACAATGCTCGCGAAGATAAATTTGAAAACTTATTCGCGGCTGGTATCATCGACCCAACTAAAGTTACCCGTTTAGCTTTAGAAAACGCAGCTTCTATTGCCGGTCTGTTATTAACTACTGACTGCGTAATCTCTGACGAGCCAGAAGAAGAAAAAGCTGGTGCTGGTGCTGGTATGCCAGGTGGCATGGGCGGCATGGGCGGCATGATGTAA
- a CDS encoding zinc ribbon domain-containing protein yields the protein MESTVASKLEALMKLQQIDSQLDEIRRVRGDLPEEVRDLEDEIAGYEVRVNKFDEEIENLNQTIAARKQAIKDSESLIRKYEDQQSNVRNNREYDAITKEIELQKLEIQISEKKIKEAHYQIDQKHNEIAGTKQKLEERRKDLDSKTGELNVIVSESEEEERVLLSDREKAVKNIEDRLLNAYTRIRQNVRNGLAVVTVKRDACGGCFNTVPPQRQSDIASHKKIIVCEHCGRIFADVEQKAVI from the coding sequence ATGGAAAGTACCGTAGCTAGTAAATTAGAAGCCCTCATGAAGCTTCAGCAAATCGATTCTCAGTTAGATGAAATCAGACGTGTTCGGGGTGATTTACCGGAAGAAGTTAGGGACTTGGAAGATGAAATAGCCGGTTACGAAGTTCGGGTAAACAAATTTGATGAAGAGATTGAAAACTTAAATCAAACGATTGCTGCCCGGAAACAAGCCATTAAAGACTCCGAGAGCTTAATTCGTAAATACGAAGATCAGCAATCTAATGTGCGTAACAACCGGGAATACGATGCCATTACCAAAGAGATTGAATTACAAAAATTAGAAATTCAGATCTCGGAGAAAAAAATCAAAGAAGCTCACTACCAAATAGATCAAAAACACAACGAAATAGCCGGTACCAAACAAAAACTGGAAGAACGCCGCAAAGATTTAGATTCTAAAACCGGTGAATTAAACGTAATTGTATCGGAAAGCGAAGAAGAAGAACGTGTACTGTTATCGGACCGGGAAAAAGCCGTTAAAAATATTGAAGACCGTTTATTAAATGCCTATACCCGCATCCGCCAAAACGTACGCAACGGTTTAGCAGTTGTAACGGTTAAACGCGATGCCTGCGGCGGTTGCTTTAACACCGTTCCCCCGCAACGTCAGTCGGATATTGCTTCACACAAAAAAATTATTGTTTGCGAGCACTGCGGCCGTATTTTCGCTGATGTAGAACAAAAAGCAGTTATTTAA
- a CDS encoding peptide MFS transporter has product MEQTTKAAGHPKGLYLLFATEMWERFSYYGMRAVLVLFLTKAMLMDKAFASKFYGGYTSLIYLTPLIGGYISDRYWGNRRSILVGGILMAVGQFILFAAGSAYGTPLGQGLLYLGLGSMIIGNGFFKPNISSMVGTLYSATDKRRDAAYTIFYMGINLGSFIGNTITSLIGDTGRPEDFRWAFLACGIAMVLGTGLFQWGKNKYLHTPEGEQVGNTPINSPGVKGVFAILPVMLALALGFLWLDSTTLPVIMPLLILSAVGIAALILLDKSLTHGDRQRVYVIFTVAFFVVFFWAAFEQAPASLTFFADEQMNRTIMGYTLPASIFQNLNAFFIVTCAPLMAMLWTALGKRGQEPPSPMKMAIGLALLAFGYLVMCFGVNDLQPGVKVSMFFLVALYFLHSIGELCLSPIGLSLVNKLAPLKFSSLLMAVWFLANAAANYLAGFMSSLYPEAGKPSPKLLGFEITDLYSFFMVFVFAAAIASLILFLVNRKLVKMMNAPA; this is encoded by the coding sequence ATGGAACAAACTACAAAAGCCGCAGGGCACCCTAAAGGTTTATATCTGCTTTTTGCCACAGAAATGTGGGAGCGGTTTAGCTATTACGGCATGCGGGCGGTGCTGGTGCTTTTTCTAACCAAAGCAATGCTGATGGACAAAGCGTTTGCTTCTAAATTTTACGGGGGTTATACCAGTTTAATTTACCTTACGCCTTTAATTGGCGGCTATATTTCCGATAGGTACTGGGGCAACCGTCGGTCTATTTTGGTTGGTGGTATTTTAATGGCGGTAGGCCAGTTTATATTATTCGCGGCCGGTAGTGCGTATGGTACGCCGCTCGGGCAAGGTTTACTTTATTTGGGCCTGGGCAGCATGATTATCGGGAACGGCTTTTTTAAACCCAATATTTCGTCGATGGTGGGTACTTTATATTCGGCTACCGACAAACGGCGCGATGCGGCTTATACTATTTTTTACATGGGCATTAACTTAGGTTCCTTTATTGGTAACACCATTACCAGCTTAATTGGCGATACCGGTCGGCCTGAAGATTTTAGGTGGGCATTTTTAGCTTGCGGCATTGCGATGGTATTGGGTACCGGACTTTTTCAGTGGGGTAAAAACAAATACCTGCATACCCCCGAAGGCGAGCAGGTGGGTAATACGCCCATTAATTCGCCCGGCGTGAAAGGTGTGTTTGCCATTTTACCGGTGATGCTGGCCCTGGCCCTAGGATTTTTGTGGCTGGATTCTACTACTTTACCGGTAATTATGCCTTTGTTAATTTTATCGGCCGTAGGTATTGCGGCGCTGATTTTACTGGATAAATCGTTAACGCACGGCGACCGGCAACGGGTTTACGTTATTTTTACGGTGGCTTTTTTCGTGGTGTTTTTCTGGGCCGCCTTTGAGCAGGCGCCGGCCTCCCTTACTTTTTTCGCCGACGAGCAAATGAACCGTACCATTATGGGTTATACTTTGCCCGCCAGTATTTTTCAAAATTTAAATGCCTTTTTTATTGTTACCTGCGCTCCTTTAATGGCAATGCTCTGGACCGCCCTCGGCAAAAGAGGACAAGAACCACCATCGCCCATGAAGATGGCCATTGGTTTAGCTTTACTTGCATTTGGCTATTTGGTAATGTGTTTCGGAGTAAACGATTTGCAACCGGGCGTTAAAGTAAGTATGTTTTTCTTAGTGGCCTTGTACTTTTTACATTCCATCGGGGAGTTGTGCTTGTCGCCGATTGGCTTGTCGCTGGTAAATAAACTGGCACCTTTAAAATTTAGCTCGTTGTTAATGGCCGTGTGGTTTTTAGCCAACGCCGCCGCTAATTACCTGGCGGGCTTTATGAGCAGTTTATATCCGGAAGCCGGTAAACCTAGTCCTAAACTGCTAGGTTTCGAGATTACAGATTTGTACAGCTTCTTTATGGTATTTGTTTTTGCCGCGGCGATAGCTTCTTTAATCTTATTTTTGGTGAACCGTAAATTGGTAAAAATGATGAATGCACCGGCTTAG
- a CDS encoding sigma-54 interaction domain-containing protein, translating into MNQSEIQSIKQRFGIIGNSPLLNYAIQVAVQVAPTDMTVLITGESGSGKESFSKIIHSLSPRKHGQFIAINCGAIPEGTIDSELFGHEKGSFTGAQEARKGYFEVTNGGTIFLDEIGEMPLGTQARLLRVLENGEFIKVGSSKVQKTDVRVVAATNVNLLNAVREGAFREDLYYRLNTVPITVPPLRERGDDVYLLFRKFAADFAEKYHVKPVTLTPDAVIELQRFRFPGNIRQLKNIAEQISVLEYDREIDSSKLRHYLPQEEVSTLPMILPGSRATDQNFSERDLLYKVLFDMKKDVTDLKKLVYEFISPQSNKASILQEHSHLFENLDNLDRRSYPAAEAPDNRLLPVDHHTDDYDKVEDIPHETEEETLSLESKEKEMILKALKKHNNKRKYAAHDLGISERTLYRKLKQYDIEEL; encoded by the coding sequence ATGAATCAATCAGAGATCCAAAGTATAAAACAACGGTTCGGTATAATTGGTAATTCGCCTTTGCTGAACTACGCCATTCAGGTAGCCGTGCAGGTAGCACCTACCGATATGACGGTACTTATTACAGGCGAAAGCGGGAGCGGAAAAGAATCTTTTTCAAAAATTATTCATTCCCTTAGTCCGCGGAAGCACGGCCAGTTTATTGCTATTAACTGCGGCGCAATCCCCGAGGGCACCATTGATTCGGAATTGTTCGGGCACGAAAAAGGCTCGTTTACCGGTGCCCAGGAAGCCCGCAAAGGCTATTTTGAAGTAACCAACGGCGGTACCATATTTCTGGATGAGATTGGCGAAATGCCTTTAGGCACCCAAGCCCGCCTGTTACGCGTACTTGAAAACGGCGAATTTATTAAAGTAGGTTCTTCAAAAGTACAAAAAACCGATGTTCGGGTGGTTGCGGCCACTAACGTTAATTTATTAAACGCGGTACGCGAAGGTGCCTTCCGGGAAGATTTGTATTATCGTTTAAATACGGTGCCTATTACCGTACCGCCTTTGCGGGAACGGGGCGATGACGTTTATTTACTTTTCCGGAAATTTGCCGCCGATTTTGCTGAGAAATACCACGTAAAACCGGTTACTTTAACCCCTGATGCTGTAATAGAATTGCAGCGTTTCCGCTTTCCGGGTAATATCCGGCAGTTAAAAAATATTGCCGAGCAAATTTCGGTACTGGAGTACGACCGCGAGATTGACAGCTCCAAACTGCGCCACTACTTACCCCAGGAAGAAGTTAGCACCCTTCCCATGATACTGCCGGGCAGCCGCGCCACGGATCAAAACTTTTCGGAGCGCGACTTGCTGTACAAGGTTTTGTTTGACATGAAAAAAGATGTGACGGATTTAAAAAAACTAGTGTACGAGTTTATTAGTCCGCAATCGAACAAAGCTTCTATTTTGCAGGAACATAGTCATTTATTCGAAAACCTGGATAATCTGGACCGACGCTCCTACCCTGCCGCCGAAGCCCCGGATAACCGCTTACTGCCCGTAGATCATCACACCGATGATTACGATAAGGTAGAAGATATTCCGCATGAAACCGAAGAGGAAACTTTATCTTTAGAGAGTAAAGAAAAGGAAATGATTTTGAAAGCGCTTAAAAAACACAATAACAAACGGAAGTATGCGGCCCATGATTTAGGTATTTCGGAACGTACGCTTTACCGTAAACTTAAACAGTACGACATTGAAGAATTATAA
- a CDS encoding anthranilate synthase component I family protein, translating to MYQLEILHIHLPEPLTAFKTKALGWANSLYQQVAYYESNQIDFPHHGFLNFLAASNTFLPIHSDQALASLEAEMRRQKQVLCCTLSYELKNQIEPLRSAHPDFIQFPVIHFFNPEVQIHFAADKIIINSPQDNCLKIYQAILEYQESKTLNNRNLTIEQRISKEEYINQVNNIKQRIIEGDVYEINYCQEFYASAPGFDPVSAFLGLNELSPMPFAGFYKVHDKYVMCASPERFLKKSQNMLIAQPIKGTIRRGKTTPEDNFLKNELATNEKEIAENMMIMDLVRNDLARCSVTGSVVVEEMFAIYSFKQVHQMITTIRSQVSNQTSLTEILKSTFPMGSMTGAPKIAAMRLIEQYEAFARGLYSGSLGYILPNGDFDFNVVIRSMQYNASTKHLSFAVGSAITYDSDPEQEYQECLLKAAALLQVLQPKL from the coding sequence ATGTACCAACTAGAAATATTACATATACACTTACCGGAACCTTTAACCGCTTTTAAAACAAAAGCTTTGGGATGGGCCAATAGCTTATATCAACAAGTAGCCTATTACGAATCCAACCAAATAGACTTTCCGCATCACGGATTTTTAAATTTTCTGGCCGCCAGTAATACGTTTCTACCCATTCACTCAGATCAGGCTTTGGCATCCTTAGAAGCCGAAATGCGCCGGCAAAAACAGGTGCTTTGTTGCACATTGAGCTACGAACTTAAAAACCAAATCGAACCGCTTCGCAGCGCTCATCCGGATTTTATTCAATTTCCAGTTATTCATTTTTTCAACCCGGAAGTACAAATACATTTTGCCGCGGATAAAATTATAATTAACTCTCCTCAGGACAATTGTTTAAAAATTTATCAAGCCATTCTTGAATATCAGGAATCTAAAACACTAAATAATAGAAATTTAACAATAGAACAGCGCATTTCAAAAGAAGAATATATTAATCAGGTAAACAACATTAAACAGCGGATTATTGAAGGCGATGTATACGAGATAAACTATTGCCAGGAGTTTTACGCGTCAGCGCCAGGGTTTGACCCGGTGAGTGCGTTTTTAGGTTTAAATGAATTATCGCCGATGCCTTTTGCTGGCTTTTATAAAGTGCACGATAAATACGTGATGTGCGCATCGCCGGAACGTTTTTTAAAAAAATCACAAAACATGCTGATTGCCCAACCTATAAAAGGCACCATCCGGCGCGGCAAAACTACCCCGGAAGACAATTTTTTAAAAAATGAACTGGCTACAAACGAAAAAGAAATCGCGGAAAACATGATGATCATGGATTTGGTGCGGAATGATCTGGCCCGTTGCTCTGTAACTGGTTCGGTGGTGGTAGAAGAAATGTTTGCCATATACAGTTTCAAGCAGGTGCACCAAATGATTACCACCATTCGATCGCAGGTGTCAAATCAAACTTCTTTAACAGAAATATTAAAAAGTACCTTCCCGATGGGCAGCATGACCGGCGCGCCTAAAATTGCCGCCATGCGTTTGATTGAACAATACGAAGCTTTTGCAAGAGGTTTATATTCCGGGAGCCTGGGTTATATTTTGCCCAACGGTGATTTTGATTTTAACGTGGTAATCCGGAGTATGCAGTACAATGCCTCGACCAAGCACCTCAGTTTTGCGGTGGGCAGCGCCATCACCTACGATTCAGACCCGGAACAAGAATACCAGGAATGTTTACTAAAAGCCGCCGCCCTCCTGCAAGTCCTCCAACCTAAGCTGTAA
- the groES gene encoding co-chaperone GroES, whose translation MAINIKPLADRVIVAPAAAEEKTKSGIIIPDTAKEKPQRGEIVAVGEGKVSEQGVLVKPQLQVGDQVLYGKYAGTEITVDGQDYLIMRESDIFAVV comes from the coding sequence ATGGCAATTAACATTAAACCATTAGCAGACAGAGTAATTGTTGCTCCTGCAGCAGCAGAAGAAAAAACCAAATCAGGTATTATTATTCCGGACACTGCCAAAGAAAAACCACAGCGCGGCGAAATAGTGGCAGTAGGCGAAGGTAAAGTTTCGGAGCAAGGCGTTTTGGTTAAACCGCAATTGCAAGTAGGCGACCAAGTGCTTTATGGTAAATATGCTGGTACTGAAATCACCGTAGATGGCCAGGATTATTTAATCATGCGCGAGTCTGATATTTTTGCGGTAGTTTAA
- the lptE gene encoding LPS assembly lipoprotein LptE yields MKNYNLIAFNFILFLIFGLSGCGVYSFTGTNIDPSIKTMSVLNFENNSGQGPSNLTQLVSEEFRDYFQRNTNLKLIPQNGDLQFEGQILSFNFSPAALQRQGELDVASVNRLTISLQVRYKNNKDSKQDFEQSFSAFRDFPQNQNISQINDADIRRITEQLVMDVFNKSLANW; encoded by the coding sequence TTGAAGAATTATAATCTCATTGCCTTCAACTTTATTCTTTTTTTAATTTTTGGTTTATCGGGCTGCGGCGTTTATTCATTTACGGGCACAAACATCGATCCTTCTATTAAAACCATGAGTGTGCTCAATTTTGAAAACAACTCCGGGCAAGGCCCTTCTAACCTGACGCAATTGGTAAGTGAAGAATTCCGGGATTATTTTCAACGGAACACCAACTTAAAACTGATTCCGCAAAACGGGGATTTACAGTTCGAAGGACAAATATTATCTTTTAATTTCAGCCCGGCGGCTTTGCAGCGGCAAGGCGAATTAGATGTAGCTTCGGTAAACCGGTTAACTATTAGTTTGCAGGTTCGCTACAAAAACAACAAAGATTCGAAGCAAGATTTTGAACAATCATTTTCAGCGTTCCGGGACTTTCCGCAGAACCAAAATATTTCCCAAATAAACGATGCGGATATCCGCCGCATTACTGAACAGTTAGTTATGGATGTTTTTAATAAATCCCTGGCTAATTGGTAG